The nucleotide sequence AAGACAGTTGAATATCATCGGCCGTTACGGTCGCAGGCCCTTGGATATGGAGACGACCAATTTGAGATTCGTTGGTATAGCTGCGCAAAACAAGCTGCTTCATCTGCAGGAGGATATCCATGACATCTTCCCGTACCCCCGGAATGGTCATAAATTCATGGGTGACACCCGCAATTCGTACCGCCGTTACTGCCGTTCCCACCAAACTCGATAAGAGGATGCGCCGTAAGGCATTCCCAACTGTCATCCCCTGCCCCCGTTCTAAGGGTTGAAGGATAAAGCGACCATAGTGGCTGGAGTCGGGATTAACCCGAGTTTCTACACATTCAATCTGATAAGACATTGAGCCAAATTCTCCTGCTGTTAGCTCTAAACTCGCCGCCGTTTGGGGGGCCGGCAACCGTTGTGGGGAATGGGGGTGACATCCCGAATCAAGGTGATTTCCAGGCCTGAACCTTGGAGGGCGCGAATAGCGGTTTCCCGTCCCGAACCTGGGCCGCTGACCATTACCTCAATCTGCCGCATTCCTTGATCAATCGCCCGCCGGGCCGCACTATCGGCAGCAGTTTGAGCCGCAAAGGGAGTTCCTTTTTTGGCCCCCTTAAAGCCACTGGAACCGGCAGAGGCCCAAGAAATGACCTCCCCGTTGGTGTCTGTAATCGAGATAATCGTGTTGTTAAAAGTGGATTGGATGTGGGCCACGCCGCTAGGGACATTGCGCTTTTGTTTGCGAGGGCCAGAACGTTTGGGGGATGGAGCCATAACTTAAACCTGAATCATGTGAAGGAATTGACAGTCAAAAAGGGAGATCAAACTGTGACAGGGAGGCATCAAAAACTCCCAAGCCCTATTTCTTAGCCGCAGCTTTTTTCTTGCCGGCCACAGTCCGTCTGGCCCCCCGCCTTGTGCGCGCATTGGTGCGTGTCCGCTGACCTCGCACAGGTAAGCCCATCCGATGCCGACGGCCTCGATAGGTGCCAATATCCATCAATCGTTTGATGTTCATGGCTTCAATACGACGTAAGTCTCCCTCGACATCGTATTCGTCAATCGTTTGCCGGAGAGACAAAACATCGCCATCTACTAGGTCTTTTACCCGCGTGTCAGGATTGACCCCCGTCTTTGCCAAGATTTCCTGGGAACGGGTTAGGCCAATGCCATAAATATAAGTGAGGGCAATTTCTACCCGCTTGTCACGGGGCAAATCTACGCCAGCAATCCGGGCCACAAGTCGTTCTCCCTAAACTGAATGAATAAACAAAATTAACCTTGCCGTTGCTTATGCTTGGGGTTGGTGCAAATCACCATGACGCGTCCGCGGCGGCGAATAACACGGCATTTTTCACAAATTTTGCGGACAGAGGCTCTAACTTTCATAATGATCGCTTATATAGTCGCAAATATAGGATTGTAGCAAAGATTACAGGTCATATCAAGAGTTTTTGGGAATTGGGCGGCTACCTGCCAACACAGCAGCAATATTCTGATCAACAGTGAACCCAATTCCAATTATTTTTTCCGTAAACGATAGGTAATTCGCCCTTTTGTGAGGTCATAGGGGGTGAGTTCCACCTTGACTCGGTCACCGGGGAGAATTTTGATATAGTTACGACGAATTTTGCCGGAAATATGGGCTAAGACATTAAACCCGTTATCTAAGTCCACCCGAAACATGGCATTGGGTAAAGACTCAGTCACCGTGCCTTCAATTTCAATCGCATCCTGTTTAGACAAGCAAGCTCCTTTTGATGATCATGAGGTTATCGCTGTTTTAATTGCCGTTGATACGGTTGCAATGGATTCCATACCATCAATGCGGACAAACCTTGGATGATCCTGATAGCTGAGAATCATCGGCAAGGTTTCTTCGGCATAGACCCGTAAACGATCCTGAATGACCTTCGGATCGTCGTCCTGACGCTGACGACCGAGGAGGCGCTGGCTGAGAATCTCCGGCTGGACTTCCAGGAATAAGAGATAGTCATAGCCTTGCTTGGTGCGTTGAAGCATCTCTTCCAAAACCTTGGCCTGGTTGGCATTACGGGGGAATCCATCCAAGAGCCAACCCGACTGAGCATCCGCCTGGGCCAAGCGTTTTTCCACCATATCAACCACCAGTTGATCGGGAACCAGTTGGCCGCTGTCCATATAGACTTGGGCCTGCTGACCAAGTTCACTCTTTTTAGCCCGCTCGGCTCGAAGAATGTCCCCTGTGGAGATATGAGGAATATGGAAGTGATCCACTAAAAAAGCTGCCTGTGTTCCCTTCCCGGAACCTGGACCGCCAAACAAAATCAACCGCATTACTGTTTCACCATCCCTTCATAGCGTTGGGAGATCACATAGGTTTGAATCTGTTTAGCCGTATCAATAGCCACACCCACCAAGATCAGCAAAGAGGTTGCCCCCAGGCCTTGGAAGGTTGTCACCCGCGTTGCACTTTCGACAGCCGTTGGCACAATGGCCACTAGCCCTAAGAAAATAGCCCCCAGCAATGTCAAGCGATTTAAGACTTTTTCGATGTAATCTGATGTGGCTTTTCCGGGGCGAATTCCCGGAATACTGGCACCCATTTTTTTCAAGTTTTGGGACATATCCACGGGATTCACCACTAGGGAGGCGTAGAAGTAACTAAAGAAAAGGATTAAAACCAGATAGAACATGACATAGACCCAAGGCGTTGGCCCCCCGGGAGAAAGATAGGCGGCAACTTGGGCAACAACGGCATTTTGACTAAATTGAGCCAGAGTGGAGGGTAAAATCAACATTGCCGAAGCAAAAATAATCGGCATCACCCCACCTTGATTCAGGCGCAGGGGTAAATAGCTAGTTTGCTCGCGGTACAATCGCCGTCCGACTTGTCGCCGGGCAGAAACAATCGGAATCCGGCGTGTGCCTTCCTGAACAAAAACAATCCCGACAATCATGACCAGAAAGACAAGGGCCAGTACAATAATTCCGCCAATGCTGCCCCCACTTTCAGCCAAGGCAATGGTTTGTCCCACAGAACTGGGGAGGTAAGCAACAATGCTCAAGAAAATCAGCAAGGAAGCCCCGTTACCAATGCCACGTTCGGTGATTAATTCCGAAACCCACATCACAAACATGGAACCAGCCGTTAGGGCTAAGGCCGTTTCCGCTAAGAATAGAGAACCTGGTGTCAGGGCTGCGCCTGGAATGGAGTTAACAAAAATGGCAATCCCCGTGCTTTGAATGATGGCCCAACCCAAGGCCACGTAGCGGGTGATTTGGGAAATTTTTCGCCGTCCGGCTTCCCCTTCATCCTTTTGTAATCGCTCTAAGGATGGTAAAGCCGCAGTCATCAACTGCATGATGATCGAAGCATTGATATAGGGCAGAATCCCCAGGGCAAAAATACCTAAAGCTGAGATACCACCCCCAGAAAAAATATCTAAAAAGCGGATGACAGAATTATTTTGAACCGCCGCCGCAAAGACTTGGCGATCAATGCCAGGAACAGGTAAATAAATTCCTAGTCTGACTAGAATTAACAGTCCTAATGTGACTAAGACCCGACTGCGTAATCCTGCGGC is from Synechococcus sp. PCC 6312 and encodes:
- the rpsK gene encoding 30S ribosomal protein S11; this encodes MAPSPKRSGPRKQKRNVPSGVAHIQSTFNNTIISITDTNGEVISWASAGSSGFKGAKKGTPFAAQTAADSAARRAIDQGMRQIEVMVSGPGSGRETAIRALQGSGLEITLIRDVTPIPHNGCRPPKRRRV
- the rpsM gene encoding 30S ribosomal protein S13, with product MARIAGVDLPRDKRVEIALTYIYGIGLTRSQEILAKTGVNPDTRVKDLVDGDVLSLRQTIDEYDVEGDLRRIEAMNIKRLMDIGTYRGRRHRMGLPVRGQRTRTNARTRRGARRTVAGKKKAAAKK
- the rpmJ gene encoding 50S ribosomal protein L36; translated protein: MKVRASVRKICEKCRVIRRRGRVMVICTNPKHKQRQG
- the infA gene encoding translation initiation factor IF-1, which encodes MSKQDAIEIEGTVTESLPNAMFRVDLDNGFNVLAHISGKIRRNYIKILPGDRVKVELTPYDLTKGRITYRLRKK
- a CDS encoding adenylate kinase — protein: MRLILFGGPGSGKGTQAAFLVDHFHIPHISTGDILRAERAKKSELGQQAQVYMDSGQLVPDQLVVDMVEKRLAQADAQSGWLLDGFPRNANQAKVLEEMLQRTKQGYDYLLFLEVQPEILSQRLLGRQRQDDDPKVIQDRLRVYAEETLPMILSYQDHPRFVRIDGMESIATVSTAIKTAITS
- the secY gene encoding preprotein translocase subunit SecY, with protein sequence MVVSRGKTPSAQETFMQMAQAAGLRSRVLVTLGLLILVRLGIYLPVPGIDRQVFAAAVQNNSVIRFLDIFSGGGISALGIFALGILPYINASIIMQLMTAALPSLERLQKDEGEAGRRKISQITRYVALGWAIIQSTGIAIFVNSIPGAALTPGSLFLAETALALTAGSMFVMWVSELITERGIGNGASLLIFLSIVAYLPSSVGQTIALAESGGSIGGIIVLALVFLVMIVGIVFVQEGTRRIPIVSARRQVGRRLYREQTSYLPLRLNQGGVMPIIFASAMLILPSTLAQFSQNAVVAQVAAYLSPGGPTPWVYVMFYLVLILFFSYFYASLVVNPVDMSQNLKKMGASIPGIRPGKATSDYIEKVLNRLTLLGAIFLGLVAIVPTAVESATRVTTFQGLGATSLLILVGVAIDTAKQIQTYVISQRYEGMVKQ